In Sporichthyaceae bacterium, a genomic segment contains:
- a CDS encoding creatininase family protein, translating to MEHLLPQSTSKDERERASRIAVLPVGSFEQHGDHLPLITDTVIACVIAREIAAAHNLMLLPPITISCSHEHSAWPGTVSISARTLYSVLTDIAASAAVNGADRLLIVNGHGGNYVLSNVVQEANVGGPRMALFPARDDWTTARVSAGMETSHHDDMHGGELEVSILLHSYPGLVRDGVAEQDHDASSRPHLLTLGMSGYTGNGVIGRPSAASADKGKAVLESLTELAGPHLGLLR from the coding sequence GTGGAACACCTGCTGCCGCAGTCGACCAGCAAGGATGAACGCGAGCGGGCGTCGCGCATCGCCGTTCTGCCCGTCGGCAGCTTCGAGCAACACGGCGACCACCTGCCGCTGATCACCGACACCGTCATAGCCTGCGTGATCGCCCGAGAGATCGCCGCCGCACACAACCTGATGCTGCTCCCGCCGATCACCATCTCTTGTTCTCACGAGCACTCGGCCTGGCCCGGCACGGTGAGCATCAGCGCTCGCACGCTGTACTCGGTGCTCACCGACATCGCGGCGTCTGCCGCCGTCAACGGTGCCGACCGCCTGCTAATCGTCAACGGACACGGTGGCAACTACGTGCTGTCCAACGTGGTCCAGGAGGCGAACGTCGGCGGCCCGCGGATGGCGCTGTTCCCGGCCCGCGACGACTGGACCACAGCCCGCGTGTCGGCTGGCATGGAGACCAGTCACCACGACGACATGCACGGCGGGGAACTCGAGGTATCCATCCTGCTGCACTCGTATCCCGGCCTCGTCCGCGATGGCGTCGCTGAGCAGGACCACGACGCCTCGTCTCGTCCGCACCTCTTGACGCTCGGCATGTCCGGTTATACGGGCAACGGCGTGATTGGACGGCCGTCGGCAGCCAGCGCGGACAAGGGCAAGGCTGTCCTCGAATCCTTGACTGAGTTGGCCGGGCCCCACTTGGGCCTCCTCCGCTAG